One genomic segment of Desmodus rotundus isolate HL8 chromosome 5, HLdesRot8A.1, whole genome shotgun sequence includes these proteins:
- the ATL2 gene encoding atlastin-2 isoform X5, translating into MDTQGAFDSQSTIKDCATVFALSTMTSSVQVYNLSQNIQEDDLQHLQLFTEYGRLAMEEIYQKPFQTLMFLIRDWSYPYEHSYGLEGGKQFLEKRLQVKQNQHEELQNVRKHIHNCFSNLGCFLLPHPGLKVATNPNFDGRLKDIDEDFKRELRNLVPLLLAPENLVEKEISGSKVTCRALVEYFKAYIKIYQGEELPHPKSMLQATAEANNLAAVAGAREIYSKSMEQVCGGDKPYIAPSDLERKHLDLKQVAIKQFRSVKKMGGDEFCRRYQDQLEAEIEETYANFIKHNDGKNIFYAARTPATLFAVMFAMYIISGLTGFIGLTSIAVLCNLVMGLALTSLCTWAYVKYSGEFREIGTMIDQIAEILWEQVLKPLGDNLMEENIRQSVTNSIKAGLTDQVSHQARLKTD; encoded by the exons ATGGATACGCAGGGTGCCTTCGATAGCCAGTCGACCATCAAAGACTGCGCAACGGTGTTTGCTCTGAGCACCATGACGAGCTCCGTGCAG GTATATAATTTGTCTCAGAATATTCAAGAAGATGATCTTCAGCACTTGCAA TTATTTACAGAGTACGGTAGACTTGCAATGGAAGAAATCTACCAGAAACCATTtcag ACGTTAATGTTTTTGATTCGAGATTGGAGTTATCCTTATGAGCATTCATATGGTTTGGAAGGTGGAAAACAATTCCTTGAAAAGAGATTGCAG GTAAAACAAAATCAACATGAAGAGCTACAGAATGTAAGGAAGCACATTCACAATTGTTTCTCAAATCTTGGTTGCTTCCTTTTACCACATCCTGGTCTTAAAGTTGCAACTAATCCTAATTTTGATGGGAGATTGAAAG ATATTGATGAAGACTTTAAACGAGAACTTCGAAATCTGGTTCCATTGCTGCTTGCCCCTGAAAATTTGGTAGAAAAAGAGATAAGTGGATCTAAAGTCACTTGCAGAGCTCTTGTGGAATACTTTAAG GCTTACATTAAAATTTATCAAGGAGAGGAACTTCCACATCCAAAGTCCATGCTTCAG gcaaCAGCTGAAGCTAATAATCTTGCTGCAGTAGCAGGAGCAAGAGAGATTTATTCCAAAAGTATGGAACAG GTATGTGGTGGGGACAAGCCTTACATTGCACCTTCAGATCTGGAGAGAAAACACCTGGACCTTAAGCAAGTGGCGATTAAACAGTTTCGTTCAGTAAAAAAAATGGGTGGAGATGAATTCTGCCGTCGTTATCAGGACCAGCTTGAGGCCGAAATCGAAGAAACCTATGCAAATTTTATAAAGCACAATGATGGGAAAAATATCTTCTATGCTGCTCGTACCCCTGCCACGCTGTTTGCGGTCATGTTTGCTATGTATATAATCTCAGGACTGACTGGATTCATTGGCCTGACCTCTATAGCCGTCCTGTGTAACCTGGTCATGGGGTTGGCACTGACATCTCTTTGTACTTGGGCATATGTTAAATACTCTGGGGAGTTCAGAGAGATTGGAACAATGATTGATCAGATTGCTGAGATACTGTGGGAACAG GTGTTGAAGCCCCTGGGTGATAATTTGATGGAGGAAAACATAAGGCAGTCTGTAACAAACTCTATCAAAGCAGGCCTGACTGACCAGGTGTCTCATCAAGCCAGATTAAAGACAGACTGA
- the ATL2 gene encoding atlastin-2 isoform X4 codes for MDTQGAFDSQSTIKDCATVFALSTMTSSVQVYNLSQNIQEDDLQHLQLFTEYGRLAMEEIYQKPFQTLMFLIRDWSYPYEHSYGLEGGKQFLEKRLQVKQNQHEELQNVRKHIHNCFSNLGCFLLPHPGLKVATNPNFDGRLKDIDEDFKRELRNLVPLLLAPENLVEKEISGSKVTCRALVEYFKAYIKIYQGEELPHPKSMLQATAEANNLAAVAGAREIYSKSMEQVCGGDKPYIAPSDLERKHLDLKQVAIKQFRSVKKMGGDEFCRRYQDQLEAEIEETYANFIKHNDGKNIFYAARTPATLFAVMFAMYIISGLTGFIGLTSIAVLCNLVMGLALTSLCTWAYVKYSGEFREIGTMIDQIAEILWEQRSPRKVFSKVFEVTRRRVVRRALSSAQRQRLSSTNNKKKN; via the exons ATGGATACGCAGGGTGCCTTCGATAGCCAGTCGACCATCAAAGACTGCGCAACGGTGTTTGCTCTGAGCACCATGACGAGCTCCGTGCAG GTATATAATTTGTCTCAGAATATTCAAGAAGATGATCTTCAGCACTTGCAA TTATTTACAGAGTACGGTAGACTTGCAATGGAAGAAATCTACCAGAAACCATTtcag ACGTTAATGTTTTTGATTCGAGATTGGAGTTATCCTTATGAGCATTCATATGGTTTGGAAGGTGGAAAACAATTCCTTGAAAAGAGATTGCAG GTAAAACAAAATCAACATGAAGAGCTACAGAATGTAAGGAAGCACATTCACAATTGTTTCTCAAATCTTGGTTGCTTCCTTTTACCACATCCTGGTCTTAAAGTTGCAACTAATCCTAATTTTGATGGGAGATTGAAAG ATATTGATGAAGACTTTAAACGAGAACTTCGAAATCTGGTTCCATTGCTGCTTGCCCCTGAAAATTTGGTAGAAAAAGAGATAAGTGGATCTAAAGTCACTTGCAGAGCTCTTGTGGAATACTTTAAG GCTTACATTAAAATTTATCAAGGAGAGGAACTTCCACATCCAAAGTCCATGCTTCAG gcaaCAGCTGAAGCTAATAATCTTGCTGCAGTAGCAGGAGCAAGAGAGATTTATTCCAAAAGTATGGAACAG GTATGTGGTGGGGACAAGCCTTACATTGCACCTTCAGATCTGGAGAGAAAACACCTGGACCTTAAGCAAGTGGCGATTAAACAGTTTCGTTCAGTAAAAAAAATGGGTGGAGATGAATTCTGCCGTCGTTATCAGGACCAGCTTGAGGCCGAAATCGAAGAAACCTATGCAAATTTTATAAAGCACAATGATGGGAAAAATATCTTCTATGCTGCTCGTACCCCTGCCACGCTGTTTGCGGTCATGTTTGCTATGTATATAATCTCAGGACTGACTGGATTCATTGGCCTGACCTCTATAGCCGTCCTGTGTAACCTGGTCATGGGGTTGGCACTGACATCTCTTTGTACTTGGGCATATGTTAAATACTCTGGGGAGTTCAGAGAGATTGGAACAATGATTGATCAGATTGCTGAGATACTGTGGGAACAG AGGAGTCCCAGGAAG gtgttttccaaagtgtttgaAGTTACTAGACGCCGAGTGGTCCGTCGTGCTCTTTCATCAGCACAGCGACAGAGACTGTCGTCCAccaataacaagaagaaaaattag